A single region of the Brassica rapa cultivar Chiifu-401-42 chromosome A03, CAAS_Brap_v3.01, whole genome shotgun sequence genome encodes:
- the LOC103856515 gene encoding NAC domain-containing protein 90, which produces MEEDLTTGFRFYPTEDELVEFYLRNQLEGRSGDSMHRVIPVLDVFEVEPSHLPDLAGERCRGDAEQWFFFVPRQEREARGGRPSRTTGSGYWKATGSPGPVFSKDNRMIGVKKTMVFYTGRAPTGGKTKWKMNEYKALDDRGNVSAIPKLRHEFSLCRVYVTSGSSRAFDRRPVGVRQTGTMLTNDVAVAETSFTVGTSPEISMSGGEHVDLSVDTEMVDGLTEPIWEWEQLNWP; this is translated from the exons atggaGGAGGACCTTACAACTGGGTTTCGCTTCTATCCCACGGAAGACGAACTGGTTGAGTTCTACCTACGAAACCAGCTCGAAGGAAGGAGTGGTGACTCAATGCACCGTGTCATTCCCGTTCTAGATGTCTTTGAGGTCGAACCTAGTCATCTTCCAG ATCTTGCGGGAGAGAGATGTCGAGGAGATGCTGAGCAATGGTTCTTCTTTGTGCCAAGACAAGAGCGCGAAGCAAGAGGAGGCAGACCGAGCAGAACCACTGGTTCAGGGTATTGGAAAGCAACTGGATCACCTGGTCCAGTCTTTTCCAAGGATAACAGAATGATTGGAGTCAAGAAAACTATGGTTTTCTACACCGGAAGAGCACCAACAGGAGGAAAAACAAAATGGAAGATGAATGAGTACAAAGCCCTTGACGATAGAGGCAACGTTTCCGCAATCCCTAAG TTGAGACATGAATTCAGTTTATGTCGTGTCTACGTAACATCAGGAAGCTCAAGAGCTTTTGATAGACGCCCTGTGGGAGTTCGTCAGACAGGGACAATGCTTACAAATGATGTTGCAGTTGCTGAGACATCATTTACTGTGGGAACCTCACCAGAAATTTCCATGTCAGGAGGAGAACATGTTGATCTCTCTGTGGACACAGAGATGGTGGATGGTTTAACTGAACCAATCTGGGAATGGGAGCAGCTGAATTGGCCTTGA